The following DNA comes from Verrucomicrobiia bacterium.
CAGATACGTCAACGCCTCGGTGGAATCCGTCTTCGCTGCCACCATCATATAAGAACGCGGAAAATCCCGGACGAACGGATGCGTATCCAGGGACCACGCCCTGAGGGCTTCAATCGGCAGCCTGCCCCGGAAGCACGCCTGCCAGAACGGGTGCGCCTTCTGGTAGAAAGGATGCTGTTGCGGCAGTTGCTTCAGATGTTTGCGAAATTCTTCGGTAGTCATAACCCTTGATAAACAACGGCTGGATACTAACCCCGGGACATCTGCATAGAAAGCATGTTGTTCATCCCCTCCGGCCGTTTTTCCGTCACGAGGAAATTGCTCGCCCCATCATGCCTTTTCGCCAAGACTTCCGGGAAATGCCCGGTGCGCCAGCCACAGATATTGCTGTCCTGAACTCATGGTTCACCGCCCGGCGCTATTCATTCGTCCTGATCGCCCTGCTGCTCCTTGCATTTCCAGATGTGCTGTTGCTTGGTAAAAGTTTTTATTTCCGGGACTACGCTTTCTTCACTTATCCGCTTTCCTTTTACCAACGCGAATGCTTCTGGAATGGTGAACTGCCATTCTGGAACGGCTACCACAATCTTGGCCAGCCGTTCCTCGCCCAGTGGAACACCATGGTCCTTTATCCAGGCTCGCTCATTTATCTCCTGTTACCGCTGCCCTGGTCCTTGAATTTCTTCTGTATCACCCATCTGTTCCTGGGTGGTTTGGGCATGTTTCTTCTTGCCCGCCATCTTTTGAATCAACCGTTTGCCGCCGCCTTCGCCGGACTTGCTTACACCTTCAACGGCTTCACGCTGAATTGCCTCATGTTTCCGCATAATGTGGCCGCGTGGGGCTGGCTGCCCTGGGTTTTGCTTAGCACCATGCTTGCCTGCCGGAATGGAGGGCGCATGCTTCCGCTGGCTGCATTGGCCGGTGCCATGCAGTTCCTCACTGGCGGGGCAGAGATCATTCTGCAGACGTGGTTTGTTGCGGGATGCTTCATGCTTTTGGATGTCTGGCAAAACGGCTGGCACTGGAAAGCACCTGCCCGCCTTGCCCTGATCGTTCTTCTCGTTACCGCGCTCTCTTCCATTCAACTGCTGCCCTTTCTCGATCTGTTGAAACATTCTCAACGCGATGCCAGCTGGTCTTCCTCCGATTGGTCCATGCCCGCTTGGGGCTGGCTCAACTTGCTTGTTCCCAAGTTCGGTTCCGCACCCGCTCCCCAAGGTATGTTCAACCAGATCGGCCAGGCATGGGTGAACTCCTATTATCCGGGCTGCATCGTCGTGCTTATGGCCACGCTGGCACTCTGGTGCAACCGCAGCAAACTGCTCCTCGCAGGCTGGATGCTGGTCTTGCTCTCAGTCGGAATAGCCCAAGGCGGTGAAGGCTTCCTCTACGATAAGATCAAAGAGTTGCTGCCGCAGCTCGGCTACATCCGTTATCCCATCAAGTTCGTTTTCATCGCACTCGTGCTGCTTCCTATATTGGCAGCAACCGGCCTGTGTGAAATCCTGTCCTCCAAAAACAAACCAGCCATCAAGCGATTCATCTGGATGGGTTCGCTCCTCGCTTTCATCGCGTTCTTTGCCGCATGGCTGGATCTCTATCTGCTGACCCCGGATGTGAATTGGGAAACAACTCTGAAAAGCGGACTTGTCCGTGTGCCTGTATTTGCTCTGTTCGCATTCTTGACCGCTCGCCTGTCAGTAGCACCTCCTGTCCAGGCATCACTCAGGCTGGCCCTCGCGCTGCTGTTTGTTCTCTGGGCGGATCACGTGATGTTCAATTCCCGGCAAAGCCCATCTGTCAAACCGTGGGTTTACCGGCCGAACATCATGCACGAACAGCTCAACCTGAAAGAACAGACCGGCCCCGGATCTCCCCGGTTTCTCCCAAATGCACAGATCCAGAATGAACTGGGACGGACCGCACTGATCGTACCCGAAGAACAAGTCGCTTATTATCGCCTGGCGTTGTTTGACAACCTCAACCTCCTCGACCATCTGCCCAAGCTGCACGGCTTCTACCCGATGGATCTCAAACATTTTCGTGAAACATTGGATTGGTTCCATGTCCAGCCGGATGAAACTGTCCGTCCGCTCCTTGAATTCGCTGGATTTGCTTATACCCAGATGCCCGGCAAAGCTGTCGAATGGCACCAAAAATGGGACCCGCAGCCGCTCGTCACCGCCGGTCAAAGGCCGGTGAAAACTGAAGCTGATGGCGTTCTCACCTTGCTCGAAGAAGGCCGGTTCAACCCAATGCAGGAAGTTTATTTCTATCCGCAAGATGCGGGCGACCTGCAAGATGTGATACCAGGGCAGGCCAAGATTGAATCAATCGAATGGCGTGAGCAAAGCATTCGCTTCAAGGTAAATGCCGCGAAGCCTTCCATGGTTGTACTGGCCCAAACCTATTACCATCCATGGGTTGCCGAGATCAGCGGCACACCAACCCTGCTGCGCCGGGCGAACCATTCATTTACCGCTTTAAAAGTTCCCGCCGGAAATCATGAAGTGAAGCTGACTTATGTGGATCGCAATTTCCGGCTGGGATTGCTGATCAGCGGCTCCGCCCTGATCGCCGTCCTGGTGATGCTCGCGCTTTCCTTCAAAAAAGCGGGACCGGTCACTGCTGGTTGAGAGGCTTTACGCCTTCGAAAAGATCAGCGACGCATTATTCCCCCAGAAACCCGAGGAGTTCGACATCACATGATTCACCGATGAGTGACGCGCCTTGCCTGAGATGATATCGATGGAGCATTCCGGATCCGGCGTCCGCCAATTAGGGGTCGGTGGCAATATGCCGCGTCTCAATGCTTCAATGCTCACGATGGCTTCCAGTGCAGCAGCAGCGCCCATGCAATGCCCCGTCACCGGTTTGATGGAGGAACACGGTGGAACATGCTCACCGAAAACACGGCGGCACGCCACTGTTTCCTGCCGGTCATTCAAGATCGTGCCCGTGCCATGTGCATTGATATAACCGATGTCCTGCGGCGTGAGCCCCGCGATGTGCAGAGCCTGTTGCATCGCGCGCACCAACGCAGCCGAGTCCTCACTGATGCCTGTGCGCTCGCCGCTCTCCGCCCCCACGGCCCATCCGCTCAATCGCGCCAGGATACTTGCACCCCGTTTCTTGGCACCAGCTTCGGTTTCAATGACCAAAAAACCCGCACCTTCACCCAGCACTGTTCCGGTGCGGCTCAAATCAAATGGGCGGCAAATCTCTTCTGCCTTCCCGGCTTCTCCCAACACCCCAGCCGCTTTAAGTTGGGCCAAAACCATCGGGTGCAATGGTGCCTCTGCCCCGCCAGCTACGGCGACATCCACCTTCTCCAGCAACACCTGTTCGGCTGCGAGCGCGATCGCCCCCGCTGCAGACGCGCAGGCGGCAGAAATCGTCAAGGTTGGTCCCCCTGCTCCCACACTCAACGCCACCAGGCCGCTCAGGCTCGCCAAGGTGCTGCTCGCTGCCGAACTCGGCAGCACACGGTCTATCCGCACCCTGCCCGCGGATTCCAGCATCTTACCCACCGGACCACGTGATGTTCCGGCCAAGACCGCCACCCGTTCCGCTGGAAAAGTCTGACAACCAGCTTGCACCCACGCCGCCTGTGCTGCCGCCACCGCCAGTTGCGCCGAACGGTCAGCCTTGCGTAACAGTGGATTCTTTGCCGGCTTCAGCATTCCGTCTGCCACGGGGCAACCGGCAAATTTCGCCTCTTCAAAATCCAACACCTTTGCCGACTTTTTTCCCCGTACCGCCGCTTCCCACAATGCTCCGACATCAGCACCTGCTGCCGACACCGCTCCCATCCCGGTTATGACCACCGGGCATTCTTGCAACCACTGTCTCATGCGCTCGTTCATCTCACCACATCGCTGCTGACAATACTGTCTGCCAGTTGTGAATGCATCTGCTCTGGTGTGGCAAGTATCTTTCCAGCCAATGAATGCAAAATTTCTTTGGCAAGCACATCCACGTCTTGAGTTTCAACCACTCCTTCACCCGCTTCCACGGTAAAATGCCAGCCGCTTGTCTCGCTGATGGAAATGGGAAAGACTGTTGCGCCAACAGAATGCGCCACTCGGAATGCCCCCGAGGCCACCTGTATCCTGGCCGGACCAAAAGGCACCACGCACATCTTGCCTCTACCATAATCCGCCGCCACCAGCAGGCAGCCGCCTGCCAGCATGAACCGCTGCATCTCCCTCAGTTCATCACGGCAAAAAACATTCGGCACACCAGATGGGGGACTTAACCGGTCTTTCCACTCCCGCACCGCCAGCCTCTCCGCCCGAGATTCCAACACCACCATGGCGCACGGTACACCGTAAGCCCTCAGGAGATAACGCAAGATATGGATCGGCCCATGGTGCAAGCACACCAAGACCACCGGTTTCCCTGCCGTCCGCAAGGCTTTTACTTTTTCCAGCCCTTGAAAATCGGATCGTTTCTGCCAGTCGGGATTTGCCAGCCGGTCCGGCCAAAACGTGACAAATCGCGTCATGTGAAACCGCACAGATTCCCGAAACCAAACCAGCCAGCCCGGTGGATTGACCTGCAACTTTCTCCAGCCCTCCCCCATTTTACGGCGCAACCTCAGGTCAAGCAGAGCCGATGGCACACCCAACGGCAACAACAAGCAGCGTAACAGGCCGGGAGGCAAAACGGCCTCACAAACCCGCATAAACCGCATCAAGATGGTTCCCGTAGATGCCCTCAACAAACATCTGCATAAGCAATTACGCGATGCTCTGACAAGAAATTAGACCATCATGAAAACAAAAATGCGCCATCGTTTTGCAACGATGGCGCGTTCTTGAAATAGATCAGCTTACTTCTTCTCGCCCTTGTGCACGCTATGGCAGGCCTTGCAATTGGACGTTTCCTTGAGCGCAGCGATAGCCGCCTTGTCACCTGCCGCCACCTTTTCCGCAGCAGCCAGCAAAGCAGCGGTTTTTGCCTTCCAGCTCGCGGCATCACCCTTGGCCGGTTCCAACTGGGTCAAAGCCTTGCAATATTCCACGAGCTGCTTCTTTTCGGCATCCGTGGCCACGCCATCCAGAACTTTCTTCAGAGTGGATGTATCACCCTTCATGCCCGTCTTCATGATCTCTTCCATGGAGTAAGCGGCCTTTTTATCGGCGGCTTGCACATCGAAAAGAGACGTGGCGGTGAGAGCTGCGACGCAGAAGGTCGCCAAGGCAGAGACGATGATCCGTGTGTTGCGCATATTGTGTCTTTAAGGCTGAATTTCGCGGTGATTAAGAGCACTGATTCTGCCCAA
Coding sequences within:
- a CDS encoding YfhO family protein; this encodes MINNGWILTPGHLHRKHVVHPLRPFFRHEEIARPIMPFRQDFREMPGAPATDIAVLNSWFTARRYSFVLIALLLLAFPDVLLLGKSFYFRDYAFFTYPLSFYQRECFWNGELPFWNGYHNLGQPFLAQWNTMVLYPGSLIYLLLPLPWSLNFFCITHLFLGGLGMFLLARHLLNQPFAAAFAGLAYTFNGFTLNCLMFPHNVAAWGWLPWVLLSTMLACRNGGRMLPLAALAGAMQFLTGGAEIILQTWFVAGCFMLLDVWQNGWHWKAPARLALIVLLVTALSSIQLLPFLDLLKHSQRDASWSSSDWSMPAWGWLNLLVPKFGSAPAPQGMFNQIGQAWVNSYYPGCIVVLMATLALWCNRSKLLLAGWMLVLLSVGIAQGGEGFLYDKIKELLPQLGYIRYPIKFVFIALVLLPILAATGLCEILSSKNKPAIKRFIWMGSLLAFIAFFAAWLDLYLLTPDVNWETTLKSGLVRVPVFALFAFLTARLSVAPPVQASLRLALALLFVLWADHVMFNSRQSPSVKPWVYRPNIMHEQLNLKEQTGPGSPRFLPNAQIQNELGRTALIVPEEQVAYYRLALFDNLNLLDHLPKLHGFYPMDLKHFRETLDWFHVQPDETVRPLLEFAGFAYTQMPGKAVEWHQKWDPQPLVTAGQRPVKTEADGVLTLLEEGRFNPMQEVYFYPQDAGDLQDVIPGQAKIESIEWREQSIRFKVNAAKPSMVVLAQTYYHPWVAEISGTPTLLRRANHSFTALKVPAGNHEVKLTYVDRNFRLGLLISGSALIAVLVMLALSFKKAGPVTAG
- a CDS encoding beta-ketoacyl-[acyl-carrier-protein] synthase family protein gives rise to the protein MRQWLQECPVVITGMGAVSAAGADVGALWEAAVRGKKSAKVLDFEEAKFAGCPVADGMLKPAKNPLLRKADRSAQLAVAAAQAAWVQAGCQTFPAERVAVLAGTSRGPVGKMLESAGRVRIDRVLPSSAASSTLASLSGLVALSVGAGGPTLTISAACASAAGAIALAAEQVLLEKVDVAVAGGAEAPLHPMVLAQLKAAGVLGEAGKAEEICRPFDLSRTGTVLGEGAGFLVIETEAGAKKRGASILARLSGWAVGAESGERTGISEDSAALVRAMQQALHIAGLTPQDIGYINAHGTGTILNDRQETVACRRVFGEHVPPCSSIKPVTGHCMGAAAALEAIVSIEALRRGILPPTPNWRTPDPECSIDIISGKARHSSVNHVMSNSSGFWGNNASLIFSKA